The following coding sequences lie in one Rutidosis leptorrhynchoides isolate AG116_Rl617_1_P2 chromosome 6, CSIRO_AGI_Rlap_v1, whole genome shotgun sequence genomic window:
- the LOC139854042 gene encoding protein MIZU-KUSSEI 1-like, which produces MAGQKKPPPAVSSSLSSSRTQPLSGGVSLQPSSPRKTPSKSTKIFRRVRSVFRSFPIITPAACKFPVSLHSQHKDNNHIHGGTRMTGTLFGYRKARINLAIQENPRCLPMLLLELSIPTGKLLQEMGLGLVRIALECEKQGGKTKLVDEPIWTMYCNGRKMGYGVKREPTDDDLYVMQLLHAISMGAGVLPASGGDNSNNNNGELTYMRAHFERVIGSNNSETYYMMNPDGNSGPELSIFFVRV; this is translated from the exons ATGGCTGGCCAAAAGAAACCGCCGCCGGCTGTTTCATCATCACTGTCATCCTCCCGGACCCAGCCGTTATCCGGAGGAGTATCCCTTCAACCATCATCACCAAGAAAAACCCCATCAAAATCAACCAAAATCTTCCGCCGTGTTCGCTCCGTTTTCCGTTCATTCCCCATCATAACTCCAGCAGCATGTAAATTCCCAGTGTCCCTTCACAGCCAACATAAGGACAACAATCACATCCATGGTGGCACCCGAATGACCGGAACCCTATTTGGGTACCGAAAAGCACGAATCAACTTAGCAATTCAAGAAAACCCTAGGTGTTTGCCTATGCTTTTACTAGAACTCTCTATTCCAACAGGGAAACTACTACAAGAAATGGGGTTAGGGCTCGTTAGAATCGCGTTAGAATGCGAGAAACAAGGCGGGAAAACGAAGCTTGTTGATGAGCCGATATGGACAATGTATTGTAATGGTCGAAAAATGGGGTATGGTGTAAAGAGAGAGCCTACGGATGATGATTTGTATGTCATGCAATTATTGCATGCAATATCAATGGGAGCTGGAGTTCTTCCAGCTTCTGGTGGTGATAACAGTAACAATAaca ATGGAGAATTAACGTACATGCGTGCACATTTTGAGCGAGTGATCGGATCAAATAATTCGGAGACATATTACATGATGAATCCGGATGGTAATAGTGGTCCAGAATTGAGTATTTTCTTTGTGCGAGtttga